One Mangifera indica cultivar Alphonso chromosome 4, CATAS_Mindica_2.1, whole genome shotgun sequence genomic region harbors:
- the LOC123213258 gene encoding thymocyte nuclear protein 1, producing MGKERQYWLLKTEPSEWSWDDQAANGGLSQWDGVKNSQAQKHMKSMKLNDLCFFYHSGARARCVVGVVTVIQEWYKIDGQGEGVVDVKEVGTMRRMVDLKEMKKDDGLKDWGLFRQPRLSVVPVSESVWERVCNLGGGFHGDGREEEEEEEE from the coding sequence ATGGGCAAAGAGAGACAATACTGGCTTTTGAAGACTGAACCAAGTGAGTGGTCATGGGACGACCAAGCAGCAAATGGAGGCCTAAGCCAATGGGACGGGGTCAAGAACAGCCAAGCACAAAAACACATGAAGTCCATGAAACTGAACGACCTCTGCTTCTTCTACCACTCTGGCGCCCGAGCACGCTGCGTGGTGGGCGTGGTGACTGTAATTCAGGAGTGGTACAAGATTGATGGCCAGGGCGAAGGAGTCGTGGATGTGAAGGAAGTGGGAACGATGAGGCGAATGGTCGACTTGAAAGAGATGAAGAAGGATGATGGGCTGAAGGACTGGGGGCTCTTTAGGCAGCCTAGGTTATCGGTTGTGCCGGTTTCGGAGAGTGTGTGGGAAAGGGTTTGCAATTTGGGAGGTGGGTTTCATGGGGATGGTcgagaggaggaggaggaggaggaagaatGA